Part of the Streptomyces sp. f51 genome is shown below.
GCTGCGGCAGGTGCGGGACGAGGACGCCGGGGAGATCGAGGCGGCCGGGACGCTGATCGCCGACACCGTCGTGGACGGCGGCCGGCTCTTCGCCTTCGGCGCCGGTCACTCCTCGCTCGCCGCGCAGGACATCGTCTACCGCGCGGGCGGCCTGGCCCTGATGAACCTCCTCACGGTGCCGGGAGTGGTCGGCGTCGACGTGATGCCCGCGACCCTGGGCTCCGCCCTGGAGCGGGTCGACGGGCTGGCGAGCGCGGTCCTCGACTCCAGTCCGCTGCGCTCCGGCGACCTGCTGGTGATCATCTCGCTCTCGGGCCGCAACGCGCTCCCCGTGGAGATGGCCATGAAGGCGCGCGCCCTGGGGGTGAAGGTCATCGGCGTCACCTCCGTCGCCTATGCCACCGAGACCTCGTCACGGCACGTGTCCGGCACCTACCTCAAGGACCACTGCGACGTCGTCCTCGACTCGCGCATCCCCATCGGCGACGCCGAGCTCACCCTCGACTCCA
Proteins encoded:
- a CDS encoding SIS domain-containing protein; translated protein: MSDSKLAGQFFDAAIGLLRQVRDEDAGEIEAAGTLIADTVVDGGRLFAFGAGHSSLAAQDIVYRAGGLALMNLLTVPGVVGVDVMPATLGSALERVDGLASAVLDSSPLRSGDLLVIISLSGRNALPVEMAMKARALGVKVIGVTSVAYATETSSRHVSGTYLKDHCDVVLDSRIPIGDAELTLDSIEAPFAPASTVVTSALLQAVMATAAGDLADRGVEPPLLRSGNVDGGHEWNTRVMTEYGDRIFYRR